Genomic segment of Vespa crabro chromosome 18, iyVesCrab1.2, whole genome shotgun sequence:
AATGGAGATAACGACACCGAAGCTAGTTTTATTTCTGTAAGCTGTCTGCCTATAAGAAATTTCACGATTCAAAGATCATTAATTCATACGGACTTTCCTTAAAATTTTTTAGCCAACCGATAGACATCTTTTGATAATCTCGGAATTACTTGGTACGGACGTTAACGCTATGCGTAAATGGCTTTGCCATAGGAAGATCGTATCTATGAGGGAAGTCTTTTTAAAACCAATGAATGCGGAGCAAGCGATAGGAGCTAGAGATGCTTTGGCAAAGCATATTTATGCCGAGCTATTCAATTGGATAGTGAATGGTATCAATAGTTCCCTCCAGTCTCAAAACAAAGCTCAATGTTTCATTGGTGTGCTAGACATTTATGGATTCGAAACATTTGAGATAAATTCATTTGAACAGTTTTGTATAAATTACGCGAATGAAAAGTTACAACAACAATTCAATCAGCATGTATTTAAACTTGAACAAGAAGAATATCTCAAGGAGGAGATCGAATGGACTTTCATAGACTTTTATGACAATCAGCCGTGTATCGATCTAATAGAAACGAGATTGGGCATATTGGATTTGCTAGACGAAGAATGTCGGGTAAGACGCATGATTTTCATTCTATTATCATACGTCAATTGAGATAGTATCATGTAGAACAGATTCAAGTTATCTCATCAAAATATTCTGACAGgatagttttttaattttaaatacaattattcACAACTCGTATATggcaattaattttctttattagcaAGTAATTATTTGACACAGATGCCAAAAGGAACGGATAGCTCGTGGGCAGATAAACTCTATGCAAAATGTAACAAGTCGAAACATTTCGAAAAGCCAAGATTTGGTACTTCCGCTTTCTTGATTCATCATTTTGCTGGCTTAGTTCAGTACGAAACATTAGGTTTTCTCGAAAAGAACAGAGACACAGTGATAGAGGAACAAGTAGACGTGTTAAGGGCTGGTAGTGTAAGTTCAAATCTTTGGAATATTCTCAATTCTTCTAATCGTTTACGTACAATTCTTTGTACattccatttttattctttcagtGTAAATTATTGAAGAAGTTGTTTTGTGAGGAGGATCCAAAATTGGTTGTACCTAACGTAAGAGTCAAAGTGTCCGCACAAAAACCAGTAATAACTCCCaagcataataagaaaacggtaaaaattattttctcgcgttattagaaataatatatatatatatatatatgcatatatgtgtctatataaatttgtaataattttccttAGGTTGGCTCGCAATTTCGAGATTCtttaaatatgttaatgtCGACGTTAAATGCAACGACTCCTCATTACGTTCGTTGTATCAAGCCAAACGATACAAAGGAATCATTCGAATATAATCCTGTACGTGCCGTACAACAGTTAAGAGCCTGCGGTGTGCTCGAAACGATTAGGATTTCTGCTGCTGGTTTCCCGAGTCAGAGAACATATTCCGAATTCTTTCAAAGATACAGATGTCTTTGTGtgttcaaagaaataaatcgcGATGATCTCAAAGAGACATGTTGTCGTATATTGTCTAGGTAAAGTGACAACTAAAACTTAACAAttaagaaaagattttatttctacGAAAACGTTTTAATTTCTACAATATTACTCGATTAGGTTTATCAAGGAAGAGGATAAATTCAAGTTCGGGAAAACAAAAGTTTTGTTTCGTGCTGGACAAGTGGCTTATCTTGAAAAGCTTAGAGcagaaaaacaaatgaatgCTTGTATAATGATTCAAAAAACTGTTCGAGGTTTAATATGTCGAAACAGGtatgaaaaaattagaagGGCGATTTTAGGTCTTCAAAAATATGGAAGAGGATTTTTGGCAAGGCAAAAGGCTGAAAGGATTAGACGTAAAAGAGCTGCCATTAAAATTCAAGCTAATGTTAGAAGTTGGCTACAGAGACGACGGTATCAGCAAATTAGATGCACAATTATTGGTATTCAGATATATGCCAGAGGTAAAATGGCGAGAGAAAGGTATCGTTTGATGAAGGAAAATGCAGCTGTAACGACTATTCAACGATACATAAGAGGATATCTAGTCAGAAGGGCatgtgaaaagaaattaagggATATCGTTATAGTTCAGTCCTGTGTAAGAAGATATTTGGCCAAAAAAGTGTTTAAAAGATTGAAGGCTGAAGCTAGAAGCGTAGAACACGTAAAGTCTCTTAACAAGGGTctagagaaaaagattatcaCTTTGCaacagaaaataaatgaactcgTAAGTTTCTCTCGTTGTTATGCAACgagtttaatttaattaaataaataattatttgaaattattacattCATTTTAGGCAAAAGAAAATCAACACTTGAAGAATGTACATAATGAAGTATTTgacttaaaaaataaattggaagGACTTAAATCTGTAGAAGTCGAGAACAAAAagttaaatgttattttattggaaaaagaaaaagaactggAAAAAATGCAAAACGTACTAAggcaagagagagatgaaaaaatgGATATTTTGCaggtaaatatttgaaattgaaattattcgaattaacGATATAcgtgaatatttttacttattcatttatctcattcttttattatcttattttgtATCCAAGTTTTTGTTGTTCTAtaggataaagagaaaatcagTCAGGAGAAAGGACAGGAGAACAAGAAACTCCttgaggaaaatgaaaaattgcgAAAAGAACTTTCTGTGGCAAATGATAAGTTGAAGAGTAATTTACGTGGTGCCGAAGAAAATCTTAAACATCGTTTGGAACAGGAGAAGGATCTGCTTTTGTTGGATCAGGATCAGGATCGTGGTGCTTATCAGAAATTGTTGAAAGAATTCCACGAATTGGAGCAACATGCCGAGATGTTGGAACAAAAACTTGCTCTCCACGTACCAGGACATTCTCGTTCTTTGAGTAATGCCTCTAGTAACAGCGGACAAGTAGTTTCAACGGAATTACCGCAGGATGATCAAAACAttgtaaaatttcatttcattacatttattatgacgatcatcgtcgaataacgtatgaaataaaaatgcaacgtaatgctttttccttttttcattttttttttttttttttttttttttttttttctatgtaaaGGATTTCGGTTATGGATCCGTTCGTTCAACAACATCGTCGTCAACGCCATATTCACGCGTAGAAACGACCGATTGGAATCAATTACGTTCAAATACCCCACCTGATGGTGAAGTACAATCAAATAAATCACCTTCGGAAACGGCAAATGAACGAACCCATGCACCCGTGGATATTAATTTGGTATTGAAACTTCAACAAAAACTGAAGGACGTTGAAAAGGAGAATGGACGATTAATTAGAATGGTAGAAGATTTAGAACGTGACAGTCCCGAAGAAGCATCGCGAACGCAAGATACTTTCagggtatataaaaattaatttaacaatgtGAATTCAATAATAGATTGTTTCAATCAATGATTGTATAACtaattgtatatgtatttctgATGTTTCTTAGCTTCAAGAATTAGAAATGGAAAATGCACAGCTTAAAAAGGATTTGGGTTCATTAAGGAAAATTGTATCGAATGCAGACTCAACAGCTGCACAGCAGCATCTTATAGGTAAATGGTTAATTGATACaactaaaaaaattctttataacatttttctttttattctatatatataatttttgtttctctttaatatacatatctgtacgtattatatacatacaccaTTTCCTTTGGCTGTGCTATACAAAATACATtacacatatttattattaacattgacGAGCTTTTATTTGTATACCTTGGACACTTTACTACAATATTTGTTTGCGTGTTTcacataaaatattacattgagTTATTGTGAATCTTgcaatagaataatatgaagTTGGGGAAAAATGGATTTAAGCTAATTTTACTGTTGAGTTTCTTTTCCAATGAGTTTGAcgtaatgtaatatttaaaaattgattatttagGACAATTTGAAGCTCTTCAGGAAGAATtggaaaggagaagagaagaatgcATACAGTTGCATAGTGTGTTGGCCGATCATACTCGAAGAATGAAGAGCCTTGGTTCAAACTATGGTCGAGATGTTGACATTGTTAACGAAGATGGTGAATTAGTCCTTGCCTTCGAAGCacagaagaagataaataggtaaatcgataattatatcaGAGATTTAATTTCGTGGCAATTCGTGTCTAATCGTGTTTTGTCGTTTGTGCATGCAATTCGATTTTCAGTAGACTTAAGACAAAGCGAAAGGCATCAAGAGAGTGAGTTGAGTAGATTCTTTGACGCGAAACATTAGACATGGCATGTGTCTTGCATAATGCTGAGTTATTCAATCGAATGCAATGCGAAAATAtgttaatttaaatgataacaaattaaatagAGATCTGTGCAATTATATTGAAGAAATATTCGGCGATTGAATAATTCCTTGAAACTTTCATTagatttaaacaaattttcaatcgttttaattcattataatttattcaaagGCAACTAGAAGATGAATTgcaagcaaaagaaaaaggttgGAGGACTCAAAGGGATGAATGGAGAGCAGAGATCGACAGATTACAGGAAGAAATCGAAAAGCAACAGAAATTATTATCCGTCAATCTAAGTAAATCGCCCCAAACACAAACCGAAGCTTACATGCAATATGAAATTACAAGATTGACCTCTGAAAATTTGgtaagattattaattttcaatcagGCTTAAAAGTAGAATAAATTtgaacaatatatatgtatatatatataaacattcttATTGCAATATTAAAGGATCTACAAGAGAAATACGATAAGATAGCAGAAGAATGCAGAAAGTTTAAGAAACAATGTAAAATTCTTGCGAAACGTCTCAAAGATGCAGGCtgtaagtaaaaatatttaatattcctctagataataattattaattaactaaataagaaataatatttaaaaatataaattgtgaAAGTACTGCgattaagattattttattctaatgcTATCAAAAGACGAAGGAAATGATATTAAGGAACATAAGGATCGTCCTTATGTGCTAAAAAACACTGGTGAGTGCATGGTCTCGATGAATCATCCATATCATTTGATATCACGTTTCATGCAGACCACAGCTCACctgtacataaaaaaaaaaagaaaaagaaatggatcatttatgataatgttaagattttttatcaatttttctttattcttgaCCCTTTATATCTAATGCATGATGTATCTATTACAGTACCAGACAGTATAGAATCTGCTAATGACCCCAGTACTGTCACAACGACCAGTCATTCGTCCAGCGACAACGGAAGCATTATGCCAGCCATtcgcaagaaagaaagagattacgAAGGAATGTTTGAatttagaaaagaagatattgGTGTGGTAATAAGGCATTTAGTTATTGGTAAGTCAATATGATATCCGTATGCAATAGGAATAACAGCTGATATTACTACAGTGTTTTAATTCCGATTCGTAGATTTAAAACCAAGAATAGCAGTGACTTTATTACCTGGGCTCCcagcatatataatatttatgtgtataagACACACCGATTGCATCAACGATGACGATAAAGTTCGATCGTTGTTAACCGCGTATTTGAACGGTGTTAAACGCATTGTTAAGAAACGAGAAGATTTTGAATACAGCGTATTATGGCTAAGCAATACATTAcgattattacataatatgaAGCAGTATTCTGGCGACAAACCTTTCCAATTGGAAAATACAATTAGACAAAATGATCAGTGCTTACGGAATTTCGATTTAAGCGAATATCGAATTGTCTTGAGCAATGTTAGTCTatggatttttaataatatcgtgaCGACTTTGAAGGAGCGAATTCAAGCTTTTACGGTACCGGCGCTTTTGGAGCACGAGGCGATCTCCGGCTTGAATTCCAACAAGCCAGGTCGACCCCGTTCGTCGTCCATGGGCGAGGAGCCGGATTCTACCCAGCAAAAGCTTGACAAGCTCCTAGACGAACTCAGTTCAGTGCACAAAACTCTTCTTTATCATGGTGTTGATCCCGAAATTATTatgcaattatttaaacaactCTTCTATTTTATGTGCGCAAGTgcgttaaataatttattactgaGAAATGAGCTTTGTCATTGGACCAAAGGAATGCAAATAAGGTAATTAATaggaattttataattttcaatttagaaTGCAAATAATCAAATTCCAATTACTTTGATTAGGTACAATTTGAGTCACTTGGAACAGTGGGGTAGGGATAAACGAGTAGGAGCTGCTGCTGAAGCACTTCAACCTATCATCCAAGCGGCACAACTTCTTCAGGCACGAAAAACAGATGATGATGTGAATTCCGTTTGCGAGATGTGCAATAAACTTACGGCCAATCAAAtagtgaaaatattaaatctatataCACCGGCAGATGACTTCGAGACACGAGTACCGGtatcttttataaagaaaatagaggcCAAATTGGCCAAACGTGGTGAGAACAACGAACaggtaaatatatgtacatacatatatatatatatatatatatgttttttttttttctttttttttggtaaagTTGTGATCACGATAGGAATACGATGTTACGAAAATGATGAATGTTTTTAGCTTTTAATGGACTTAAAGTATACCTATCCAATAAGATTTCCATTCAATCCGTCGAACATTCGGTTGGAGGACATCGAAGTTCCAGAGGTGCTTCATCTACCAATGCTCAAGAAGATCTAATTATTGGCAATATAATTCTAGAGAGTGGTTTCCACTTACTGCTCTTCTGGCTTTTAGTTGATTATCGTTGTACAAGAAGCTACATtcgctattattttatttattaaaacaatcTAGTGATCCCGATACTCTAGTTACGTTATAGAACGCATGGAATGAGTTATcgatataacattttataatatatacattttttttttactacgtaatttatattctaCGAAATATAATTCTCTAATTCTCAAGTCGCGTCCGGatttaaaaagacaaaaaaaaaacataaaaaagaaataattaaatgaaagaccgattagaaaaaggaaatatatatatatatatatatatacatatatatatataacgtagcGTTCAATAAGggaaagtattatattttgttaaagtTAACGCATGTTTAACAATTTTACGTTCGTAGATAATGTATATTATCGCAAGATGAAAaattaggaaaagaaaaaaaaaaaatatttattcgtactAGATAaatacgcatacacatattatATGGATAACAGAAGGTATTGAGACtacgttaattaatataatatagtctCATcattgccttttttttttttttttattccattaattataaatattagttCCCTTTGCGATCGATGGCGTTAAGATTGCGTATGCGATATTCGTCGGTACAACATTGATAAATATGCCAATCGTTATACCTGCATACATTGTAGAAAATATGTTggaattgtaattaatatgtaaaaaaaagaaaaaggaaatgcgAGAGAGAAGATATGTAACGTTACGTTGGAATAGACTGTATATTTTGTGATACGAAAGAGTTattgtgtgagagagagagagagaaagagaagcatataatgttgttatattataatttataaaagagtACAAGCGATTAATTTTTGTGCCATTTTACGAGTAGATGTTAACGGCATTCAATTCGACTCCCCATTTTCTCATATCCCATTCGGTTTGTCATTATTTTGCCTAGTAAAACGAATACATTCCATAGAATCAACTAATTGGAAAGGTAAATGCTTTTCCAAAGTGTTATTAAGCGGCAAATCAATCTATTTACgcgattattatacatttactcgatgtgaaaaatttatttgttcctacgatgaaaataataaatgaaatcgtTGATCATAATACGATGTTTCCTCTTAGACGATATATTATGCATACGTAAAGTATGAATCTGTGTACataaaaaatgtgaaatatttaagGCAGACATTATATAAgtgaaataattttagaaaaaaaagatagtattgcaattttttattatcatataaattaacattttgtTATGTCGTGATTGCGAAAGAGATATGAAATACGAATACATAAAAACAGTATTAATACATTCaacaagtaaaaataattaatttaggCTGCGTCACTGGCATCATTTGGTGAACGTACGTCGTCGATcttcaatatcatttttaccAATTGAGTCGCCAAACAAATTTGTTGAGTTTTGCTTGCTAATGTTTCAATAACATTTTGCACTTTCATATCTgcaatatatgaatatttaattttattgtcaattgtagattttaaaaacattattcgacataaaaatgaataattaccTGCGGTTCCGCGATTTAAACAATCAATTCCCAAAGATGGATTATCTTCTGTTAATTGTCGTGCCTTTATCTCTGCAAGAGCATCTACCGGGGAAAGACCTGAATTTTCTGCCAATGCCATTGGAACAGCTTCCAAGGCCTCGGCAAATGCACGGAATGCATATTGCTCTAAAGTACTTATCTTATCGGCTTGTGCTGCACATGCCAATGCACACGAAATTTCTGCTGCACCACCGCCGTacaaaatctttttatctttggtATTTAATACGTTGCGTACCGTGCACAATGCATCGTGAATGGCACGTTTAGCTTCTTCGATAATCtagattaaagaaagaaagaaagatgaagtaAAGCTTTTACATATTTACCCTGTATAAGTAATTAAAAGCTTCTTTTGTATAATTCTAAACACTAAGCTGTAGCATGAAGACGCATTTgatcaatgaaataaagatacattgaacgttattaaaatcatattatgCATTAATTTTGCAAGGTGTCTGGTcagtaaaatgtataaaagacACGACTGAAATTCTCCTTGCTTGAATTACATATATCAAAagtattttatgaaaatttcttaCCATCTTATTACCTCCACGTATAAAGATAGTTACTGCACGAGAATTTTTACATTCCTCAATAACGAGCATTTTGTCTTTGGTAGTACCAAAAGATAATTCCCTGACAACACCTGCGTAACCAAGTTTCTCTGGTGTTAATTCCTCGAATCTTGGTACGATACGACCACCCGTTGCAATAGCAATTaactagaaaatattatatttttgtataatccGTATTAACAACATTATGttaatatacgaatataagGCAGAGCCCTCAGATCTCATAATCTTATAGTCATCAGAGACACAGCAAAAGTAGGAGCGTTGGATAGATAATTCAAAAAggatccttttatttttataacaattaacatGACGTTAAATGGTAAAACAATGCAAAGATCATATGAATCAAAACAGACCAATTTTCCTAACTTTTACACCTCCTCCAGTACACTTTGTCATCATTGGGCAaataagacatatatatatatatacagaaaaaagatattactaCTGTGTATGAAAACTTACTTCTATTTCTGGACCGCCAACCCATCTAACTGCTGGTAAATCATTTTGCAAAAGAAGATGATTTGCTTCATCGTCAAATCCCCATTGACAAATGGCAAGAGTTGTGCCAGCATCTTTAACTAATTTTACCATTTCtgtaaatttctctctttcatattcGCGCAATGCTCTATAGTCTTCTACCGAAGTGACGTCAAGCTTATGTTTCGTCTTGGGTTTTGGTGGTTCAAAGGGACAAGTTAAGATTGCTAATTTGACATTTTCTAACctctgaaaaaaattattaacatcgaaataattagatatcaatttataaagtttcaaacagatattatatatatatatatatatatttcataaatcatATGTATTACCTTTGGCATCTGAGGATGACTGAAATCTTTGTCAATAACTACACCACGTACTAATACAGTATCTTCTAATCTACCACCaacttttccttctattttgaTTAATTCAAAGTTAACGTCCCATGTAACATGATCATAGACAGCTAATACGGCATTCACTGCAATTTCTGCCATTTGTCTATGGCATTTATTGATACTAGAAATAAAagcatatattatttagatcATGGTTAGAATAAATAGCAAAATTTTTAAAGGTAAAAGCTGTcacaaaatgaataattacattttagaGCCCAGAGATGTCATAGCAATCTTGATGTAAGGTTCTAAATTTTCTACACTATCTGGAAACTTGTGCGTAATTGTTTTAAGATGATCAGTTGCACATTTAGCAGCCATTTCAAATCCATCCGCTATTCTTATCGGATGTATTCCTTTATCTAATAATTGTTCAGCTTGTTCTAACAAAGCACCAGCTAATACAACTACTCCAGTGGTACCATCTCCAATCTCATCGTCTTGAGATTGAGACAATTGGACCATTAATTTTGCAACTTCATGGTCTACATCCATATTCTTCAAAATTGTAGCTCCATCATTGGTAACGGTAACATCTCCATCCGAGCTTACCATCAACTTATCCAAACCTTTTGGACCCAAAGATGTTCTAAGAGTATTAGCCACATTACGGGCTGCTAATATATGCGACTGAAAATgcagattattatttattatttaattttacacacaaattcattattattaaaagttatttttaaaaatcgaaacgtcttattttattataaaatggaGCAAGAACGTCACGAATACCAAACAGATTTCCTTTTATGGGTAGAAAATGATCTCATTGATTTCATACGCcgatgtatataaatgaacattactaaagaattaattgaaaaatatataagcgaTTCATTTCGTTCaaataaattcgtttaaaattagaacaaaatctttcgtatcttaaataaataataaaaattgtatttgtttcaaaattgaattgaaataaTGCCAAGCCCAGAATGTCGCCATTACGCTCTTCACATGGCTAACTATAAATTTGagtaaatatcgaaataaaatgattcattCAAACTTGTATAAAACACAATtgcgatataatatatgatatgaatatatagtttataaatattataaaagatatattatattaatgtctGAATTCGTACCTTAATAGCGTCGATACCGGTTAAtcgtttttgtttctcttgaTCTCTTAAGATGATAAATGGACGACCATATTCATCAAACGCCACAGTTCCCGGTATAGcagtcattttattttaattttcaaaacaaTTACTTCTCGaatattatagaattaaaatatttattaaaacgttGTAATCCTAATAGTTCACGCTCCCAAGAAATCACTAATGACGAGGATAGCAcaggaaagaaggaagtacATCACAATCCTTGTGGAAGTGCATCAAAATCCTTGTGGAAGTGCTGCCATCTTTTCCTGCATCACAATCTTTGTGGAAGTGCTGCCATCTTTTCCGGGTTGTTCAACGAAGAAGCGGTAAGTTTAAATTATCCGtcgatattcgattttttGTCGAACAAGTGAGTTATATTCAAAAATggcaaataaatttatagaaaacttgtcaattttattgaaaattgataataaagcaCTAATATTCAGGGTGgccaatcgatattatttgccatataatatttattattattattattttaaacaataaagcaaatttttaatattcaaaaaGAATTTAGAAATTTAGACAAATCAtgtatatctttaatattattctat
This window contains:
- the LOC124430301 gene encoding unconventional myosin-Va isoform X1, coding for MTLRQLYVKGGKVWIPHPEKIWEGAVLLEDYKVNRPTLKVHTDDSNQTKTLQIGSDHDLPPLRNPDILMGENNLTSLSFLHEPAVLYNLQIRFQRHCIYTYCGIVLVAFNPYNELPIYGNDTIWAYRGQAMGDLEPHIFAVAEEAYTKLEREGHDQSIIVSGESGAGKTVSAKYTMRYFATVGGSTTETQIEKKVLASSPIMEAIGNAKTTRNDNSSRFGKFIEIQFNKTYNITGASMRTYLLEKSRVVFQANEERNYHVFYQMCSAAKRLPHLHLGNSNGFHYLNQGNNPRIEGVDDLSCFDDTISALTMLGFTSKQQDDMLRILSAILHLGNVNINSFDAQSNNGDNDTEASFISPTDRHLLIISELLGTDVNAMRKWLCHRKIVSMREVFLKPMNAEQAIGARDALAKHIYAELFNWIVNGINSSLQSQNKAQCFIGVLDIYGFETFEINSFEQFCINYANEKLQQQFNQHVFKLEQEEYLKEEIEWTFIDFYDNQPCIDLIETRLGILDLLDEECRMPKGTDSSWADKLYAKCNKSKHFEKPRFGTSAFLIHHFAGLVQYETLGFLEKNRDTVIEEQVDVLRAGSCKLLKKLFCEEDPKLVVPNVRVKVSAQKPVITPKHNKKTVGSQFRDSLNMLMSTLNATTPHYVRCIKPNDTKESFEYNPVRAVQQLRACGVLETIRISAAGFPSQRTYSEFFQRYRCLCVFKEINRDDLKETCCRILSRFIKEEDKFKFGKTKVLFRAGQVAYLEKLRAEKQMNACIMIQKTVRGLICRNRYEKIRRAILGLQKYGRGFLARQKAERIRRKRAAIKIQANVRSWLQRRRYQQIRCTIIGIQIYARGKMARERYRLMKENAAVTTIQRYIRGYLVRRACEKKLRDIVIVQSCVRRYLAKKVFKRLKAEARSVEHVKSLNKGLEKKIITLQQKINELAKENQHLKNVHNEVFDLKNKLEGLKSVEVENKKLNVILLEKEKELEKMQNVLRQERDEKMDILQDKEKISQEKGQENKKLLEENEKLRKELSVANDKLKSNLRGAEENLKHRLEQEKDLLLLDQDQDRGAYQKLLKEFHELEQHAEMLEQKLALHVPGHSRSLSNASSNSGQVVSTELPQDDQNIDFGYGSVRSTTSSSTPYSRVETTDWNQLRSNTPPDGEVQSNKSPSETANERTHAPVDINLVLKLQQKLKDVEKENGRLIRMVEDLERDSPEEASRTQDTFRLQELEMENAQLKKDLGSLRKIVSNADSTAAQQHLIGQFEALQEELERRREECIQLHSVLADHTRRMKSLGSNYGRDVDIVNEDGELVLAFEAQKKINRQLEDELQAKEKGWRTQRDEWRAEIDRLQEEIEKQQKLLSVNLSKSPQTQTEAYMQYEITRLTSENLDLQEKYDKIAEECRKFKKQCKILAKRLKDAGYEGNDIKEHKDRPYVLKNTVPDSIESANDPSTVTTTSHSSSDNGSIMPAIRKKERDYEGMFEFRKEDIGVVIRHLVIDLKPRIAVTLLPGLPAYIIFMCIRHTDCINDDDKVRSLLTAYLNGVKRIVKKREDFEYSVLWLSNTLRLLHNMKQYSGDKPFQLENTIRQNDQCLRNFDLSEYRIVLSNVSLWIFNNIVTTLKERIQAFTVPALLEHEAISGLNSNKPGRPRSSSMGEEPDSTQQKLDKLLDELSSVHKTLLYHGVDPEIIMQLFKQLFYFMCASALNNLLLRNELCHWTKGMQIRYNLSHLEQWGRDKRVGAAAEALQPIIQAAQLLQARKTDDDVNSVCEMCNKLTANQIVKILNLYTPADDFETRVPVSFIKKIEAKLAKRGENNEQLLMDLKYTYPIRFPFNPSNIRLEDIEVPEVLHLPMLKKI
- the LOC124430301 gene encoding unconventional myosin-Va isoform X2 translates to MTLRQLYVKGGKVWIPHPEKIWEGAVLLEDYKVNRPTLKVHTDDSNQTKTLQIGSDHDLPPLRNPDILMGENNLTSLSFLHEPAVLYNLQIRFQRHCIYTYCGIVLVAFNPYNELPIYGNDTIWAYRGQAMGDLEPHIFAVAEEAYTKLEREGHDQSIIVSGESGAGKTVSAKYTMRYFATVGGSTTETQIEKKVLASSPIMEAIGNAKTTRNDNSSRFGKFIEIQFNKTYNITGASMRTYLLEKSRVVFQANEERNYHVFYQMCSAAKRLPHLHLGNSNGFHYLNQGNNPRIEGVDDLSCFDDTISALTMLGFTSKQQDDMLRILSAILHLGNVNINSFDAQSNNGDNDTEASFISPTDRHLLIISELLGTDVNAMRKWLCHRKIVSMREVFLKPMNAEQAIGARDALAKHIYAELFNWIVNGINSSLQSQNKAQCFIGVLDIYGFETFEINSFEQFCINYANEKLQQQFNQHVFKLEQEEYLKEEIEWTFIDFYDNQPCIDLIETRLGILDLLDEECRMPKGTDSSWADKLYAKCNKSKHFEKPRFGTSAFLIHHFAGLVQYETLGFLEKNRDTVIEEQVDVLRAGSCKLLKKLFCEEDPKLVVPNVRVKVSAQKPVITPKHNKKTVGSQFRDSLNMLMSTLNATTPHYVRCIKPNDTKESFEYNPVRAVQQLRACGVLETIRISAAGFPSQRTYSEFFQRYRCLCVFKEINRDDLKETCCRILSRFIKEEDKFKFGKTKVLFRAGQVAYLEKLRAEKQMNACIMIQKTVRGLICRNRYEKIRRAILGLQKYGRGFLARQKAERIRRKRAAIKIQANVRSWLQRRRYQQIRCTIIGIQIYARGKMARERYRLMKENAAVTTIQRYIRGYLVRRACEKKLRDIVIVQSCVRRYLAKKVFKRLKAEARSVEHVKSLNKGLEKKIITLQQKINELAKENQHLKNVHNEVFDLKNKLEGLKSVEVENKKLNVILLEKEKELEKMQNVLRQERDEKMDILQDKEKISQEKGQENKKLLEENEKLRKELSVANDKLKSNLRGAEENLKHRLEQEKDLLLLDQDQDRGAYQKLLKEFHELEQHAEMLEQKLALHVPGHSRSLSNASSNSGQVVSTELPQDDQNIDFGYGSVRSTTSSSTPYSRVETTDWNQLRSNTPPDGEVQSNKSPSETANERTHAPVDINLVLKLQQKLKDVEKENGRLIRMVEDLERDSPEEASRTQDTFRLQELEMENAQLKKDLGSLRKIVSNADSTAAQQHLIGQFEALQEELERRREECIQLHSVLADHTRRMKSLGSNYGRDVDIVNEDGELVLAFEAQKKINRQLEDELQAKEKGWRTQRDEWRAEIDRLQEEIEKQQKLLSVNLSKSPQTQTEAYMQYEITRLTSENLDLQEKYDKIAEECRKFKKQCKILAKRLKDAGLPDSIESANDPSTVTTTSHSSSDNGSIMPAIRKKERDYEGMFEFRKEDIGVVIRHLVIDLKPRIAVTLLPGLPAYIIFMCIRHTDCINDDDKVRSLLTAYLNGVKRIVKKREDFEYSVLWLSNTLRLLHNMKQYSGDKPFQLENTIRQNDQCLRNFDLSEYRIVLSNVSLWIFNNIVTTLKERIQAFTVPALLEHEAISGLNSNKPGRPRSSSMGEEPDSTQQKLDKLLDELSSVHKTLLYHGVDPEIIMQLFKQLFYFMCASALNNLLLRNELCHWTKGMQIRYNLSHLEQWGRDKRVGAAAEALQPIIQAAQLLQARKTDDDVNSVCEMCNKLTANQIVKILNLYTPADDFETRVPVSFIKKIEAKLAKRGENNEQLLMDLKYTYPIRFPFNPSNIRLEDIEVPEVLHLPMLKKI